The following nucleotide sequence is from Catillopecten margaritatus gill symbiont.
CAGGCAGAGGATGAATTGCTACCTGCGGATGAGGCGTTTGCGTTTAGTGCCAAGGTGGTTGATAAGCAGATTCTTTTGAATTGGGATATTGCCGAAGGGTATTTCCTTTATAAAGAAAAAATCAAAATTTCTTCGGACCATTCTAAGCGTTTAGGCGAAGCAAAATTTCCTGTTGCAAAGATTAAAGACGATGAATTTTTTGGCAAAGTCGGAGTTTATCGCAAGAATGTTAAAGTAAGCGTGCCTGTGCTGGCAGGCGATACCCAATTTATTGTGCTGAATGTGGTGTTTCAAGGGTGTGCAGATTTAGGTGTGTGCTATCCGCCGATTACCAAATCAGTAACGCTGAAAGTGGAAGGCAATCGCAAAACATCGTTGGCTGATGATGCGTTCGGGCTGTTTTCCAAGGCAAAATCAACAATGCAATCAATGGTTGAAAAAACCGTGTCAATTTCCGACGAACCATTGCGTGCAGATGAAGCGTTTGCGTACTCAGTGAGTGCAATTGATGCGAATACTTTGCGTGCAACTTGGAGTGTGCATCCAGAATATTATTTGTATCATAATAAGTTTTTTATTGATGTCAAAGGTGCAGATTTTGGTGAGATTATTTTCCCTAAAGGAAAGATAAAAGACGACCCATTATTTGGCAAAGTGGAAGTTTACAAAGGTAATCTCGTGATTGATATTCCACTCAAAAACATTCAAACGGGGCAAATTACCTTTTCGGCTAAATATCAAGGATGTTGGTTGGGCGGTATTTGCTACCCACCAGTAGAAAAAATCACCGATATTACAATGCCAAAAGCAGGTGAAGTTGTTGAAATGGTTGTGCCACAAGCACCAATTTCCTCGGTTGCAACCCCAACAAACAGTGCGCCATTAAATGAAGCCGACCAAATTACCGCCTTATTGCAACAAGACAATCTTTTGTTAGTATTGGTCAGTTTCTTCGGCTTTGGTTTGTTGCTGTCATTAACTCCGTGCGTGTTTCCAATGATTCCAATTTTATCGGGCATTATCGTCGGACAAAAAGGCGAAATGACAACCAAAAGAGCGTTAACAATGTCGATTGTATTCGTGCTGGCAATGAGCGTCACTTATTCAATAGCAGGCGTGTTGGCAGGCTATTTTGGGGAAAATCTACAAGTATTATTACAAGCCCCCGCAGTTTTGGTAACCTTTAGTGCGATTTTTGTGGCGTTAGCATTTTCAATGTTTGGTTATTACGACATTCAATTACCCTCCGCTTTGCAAAACAAAATTACCAGTATCAGTAACAAACAAGAAGGTGGGAGCTTAATCGGCGTTGCCATTATGGGCTTTTTATCCGCCCTCATCGTCGGCCCGTGCGTCGCCCCGCCCCTTGCAGGCGCATTGATTTATATCGGACAAACAGGCGACGCCCTACTCGGCGGATTGTCCTTATTTGTCATGAGTTTAGGCATGGGTGTACCTCTCTTGTTAATCGGTGCAGGCGTGAGCAAACTACCTAAAGCAGGTGGCTGGATGGATAATGTCAAATATGTCTTTGGTATTATGATGTTGGGTGTCGCAATTTACCTCTTAGACCGCATCATTTCACCTTTTGTATCGTTAATATTATGGGCGTTACTCTTCACTTTATCGCCAATTGCAATGGGTGTATTCCAAAAATTAGGCGACACTGCCTCCGCCTTCCAACGCATTTTTAAAGGCATCGGACTACTCGTGCTTATTTATGGATTGTTACTAGGTGGTTTAGTCGCTCGTGGTGGTGGCGGCGATATGTTTGCCCCTTTATCAAGCTATGGTGTGGGTGCACAAGTCGAAAAAGTCCATATTGCCTTTAACAAAGTCAAATCCAGTGCCGAATTAGACGCAATACTCGCCAAAGCACAAGCCAACAACCAAATTGTGATGATGGATTTTTACGCCGACTGGTGTATTTCGTGCAAAGAATTAGAGCGCTTCGTCTTCTCCAACCCCGAAGTCGTCAACCAAATGAAAAATGTCATCGCCCTACAAGCCGATGTTACCGCAAATGACGAAATTGACCAAGCCCTGATGAAGCGTTTTGAAATTATCGGACCACCAGGAATTTTGTTCTTTAAAGATGGTATTGAAAATCGCTCACAACGCATTGTGGGTGAAATTGACGCTCAAGGATTTATCACGCATTTGAATAATGCTAGGTAGCAGGTAAATACGCTTAACTTCGCCGATATTGGTGGTAAAATTAACCTTTTATTCAACAGTATTAACGAACCATGGATATTTTATTACTCAATGGCCCCAACCTAAATATGTTAGGCACACGCGAGCCAGAGCAATATGGTAGCCAAACTTTAGATAGCATCACCGCTCATCTAAATGCGTTAGCAGTCGATGCAGGCGTAACGCTTGAGCATCATCAGGACAATTCGGAAGTGGGGTTAATTGATAAAGTTCACGCTGCCAGTCAAAATGGCACAAAATATATCATTATCAATCCTGCGGCGTTCACACATACATCCGTTGCCTTGCGTGATGCAATATTGGCAGTCGGCATTGCATTTACAGAAGTGCATTTGTCAAATGTGTATAAACGAGAAGCGTTTCGCAAACACTCTTATTTTTCAGACATCGCAGAAGGTGTCATTTCAGGTTTCGGTGCACAAGGCTATGAGTTTGCACTCGATGCAGCAATTAAATATATCAAGGAGCATTAAAAATGGACATTCGTAAAGTAAAAAAACTAATGGAATTGTTAGAAGAATCTAACATGGCAGAAATTGAAATCACAGAAGGTGAGGAGTCAATTCGTATTTCTCGTTATGGCGATACACCAGTTGCAGCAGCCCCTATGCAAATGGCGGCACCGATTGCAGCGGCGCCAGTTGCAGTGACTACAACACCTGCTGAGGCGGTGGCACCTACGATTGATGGACATCCGATTACTTCGCCAATGGTGGGGACTTTTTACGGGGCGGCATCACCAACTTCTGATGTGTTCACAAAAGTTGGACAGCATGTTAATCAAGGAGATACGATTTGTATCATTGAAGCGATGAAAATTATGAACCAAATTGAAGCAGATCAATCTGGCACAGTAACGGAAATATTGTGTAAAGACGGTGATGCGGTTGAATTTGGACAAACTTTGGTTGTTATAAAATAATGAATAAAATTAATAAAGTATTAATCGCCAATCGGGGCGAAATTGCCTTGCGTATTTTGCGTGCTTGCAAGGAACTCGGCATCAAAACTGTTGCCGTGTATTCAACGGCAGACAAGGATTTGAAGCATGTGCGTTTAGCGGATGAAGCGGTTTGTATTGGTCCGCCGCCGTCAACAGACAGTTATTTGAACATTCCCGCCTTGATTGCGGCAGCGGAAGTAACGCATGCGGATGCGATTCATCCTGGCTATGGTTTTTTGTCTGAAAATGCAGATTTTGCCCAACGAGTTGAGGAAAGTGGTTTTATTTTTATTGGCCCTCGTGCGAGTAATATTCGGGTGATGGGTGATAAAGTTGAGGCAATTAAAGCCATGCAAAAATCAGGTGTGCCTTGTGTGCCGGGTTCAGATGGTGGGTTGGGCGATGACGATGCGACGAATATTGCGATGGCAAATAAAATCGGTTTTCCGATTATTATTAAAGCATCGGGTGGAGGTGGTGGTCGTGGTATGCAAGTGGTGGAAAAAGAATCTGATTTGCTTGCTGCGGTTGAACTTGCTAAGACTGAAGGCTTAAGTTTTTTCGGCAATGCAGAAGTGTATATGGAAAAATTCCTAACCACACCCCGCCATGTTGAAATTCAAATATTAGCCGATGAACACGGCAGTGCTGTGCATCTCGGTGAGCGCGATTGTTCAATGCAACGCCGTCATCAAAAAGTGGTAGAAGAAGCCCCTGCACCCGGTGTTACCCCTGAATTGCGTAATAAAATCGGTGCAGTTTGTGCCGATGCCTGTAAGGCAATTAACTATCGTGGTGCGGGCACTTTTGAGTTTTTATTTGAGAATAATGAATTTTATTTCATCGAAATGAACACCCGTGTACAGGTGGAGCACCCCGTAACAGAAATGATTACGGGAATTGACATCGTGCGTGAACAAATTATGATTGCCGATGGACAAAAATTGTCATTTACACAAGACGATGTACAAATTAAAGGTTTTTCCATTGAGTGTCGTATCAACGCCGAAGACCCAAATAATTTTATGCCCTCACCAGGTAAAATCACCCAATTCCACGCCGCAGGCGGTTTAGGCGTGCGTGTAGATAGCCATGTGTATAACGGCTATTCCGTGCCACCCCACTACGACTCAATGATTGGCAAACTCATCACTTTTGCCGACACCCGTATCGGTGCGATTATCAAAATGCAAAATGCGTTGGATGAAATGGTGATTGACGGTATTAAGACAAATATCCCTTTGCAAGCACGCATTATGGAAGATGAAACTTTCCGCAAAGGTGGAATGAATATCCATTATTTAGAGAAAATGTTGGGAGAATCGCACTGATGATTAAAGTAGGCATCATTGGTGGCACAGGTTATACGGGTGTTGAGTTAATGCGCCTTTTACACAACCATCCGCAAGCACAAGTGATTGCCATTAGTTCGCGCTCAGAAGCTGGACAACGAGTGGATGCGATGTTTCCGTCTTTGGCGGGGCAATCGGATTTAGTTT
It contains:
- the dsbD gene encoding Thiol:disulfide interchange protein DsbD, yielding MKHLLLSLFLLFSIATQAEDELLPADEAFAFSAKVVDKQILLNWDIAEGYFLYKEKIKISSDHSKRLGEAKFPVAKIKDDEFFGKVGVYRKNVKVSVPVLAGDTQFIVLNVVFQGCADLGVCYPPITKSVTLKVEGNRKTSLADDAFGLFSKAKSTMQSMVEKTVSISDEPLRADEAFAYSVSAIDANTLRATWSVHPEYYLYHNKFFIDVKGADFGEIIFPKGKIKDDPLFGKVEVYKGNLVIDIPLKNIQTGQITFSAKYQGCWLGGICYPPVEKITDITMPKAGEVVEMVVPQAPISSVATPTNSAPLNEADQITALLQQDNLLLVLVSFFGFGLLLSLTPCVFPMIPILSGIIVGQKGEMTTKRALTMSIVFVLAMSVTYSIAGVLAGYFGENLQVLLQAPAVLVTFSAIFVALAFSMFGYYDIQLPSALQNKITSISNKQEGGSLIGVAIMGFLSALIVGPCVAPPLAGALIYIGQTGDALLGGLSLFVMSLGMGVPLLLIGAGVSKLPKAGGWMDNVKYVFGIMMLGVAIYLLDRIISPFVSLILWALLFTLSPIAMGVFQKLGDTASAFQRIFKGIGLLVLIYGLLLGGLVARGGGGDMFAPLSSYGVGAQVEKVHIAFNKVKSSAELDAILAKAQANNQIVMMDFYADWCISCKELERFVFSNPEVVNQMKNVIALQADVTANDEIDQALMKRFEIIGPPGILFFKDGIENRSQRIVGEIDAQGFITHLNNAR
- the aroQ1 gene encoding 3-dehydroquinate dehydratase 1, giving the protein MDILLLNGPNLNMLGTREPEQYGSQTLDSITAHLNALAVDAGVTLEHHQDNSEVGLIDKVHAASQNGTKYIIINPAAFTHTSVALRDAILAVGIAFTEVHLSNVYKREAFRKHSYFSDIAEGVISGFGAQGYEFALDAAIKYIKEH
- the accB gene encoding Biotin carboxyl carrier protein of acetyl-CoA carboxylase is translated as MDIRKVKKLMELLEESNMAEIEITEGEESIRISRYGDTPVAAAPMQMAAPIAAAPVAVTTTPAEAVAPTIDGHPITSPMVGTFYGAASPTSDVFTKVGQHVNQGDTICIIEAMKIMNQIEADQSGTVTEILCKDGDAVEFGQTLVVIK
- the accC gene encoding Biotin carboxylase, translated to MNKINKVLIANRGEIALRILRACKELGIKTVAVYSTADKDLKHVRLADEAVCIGPPPSTDSYLNIPALIAAAEVTHADAIHPGYGFLSENADFAQRVEESGFIFIGPRASNIRVMGDKVEAIKAMQKSGVPCVPGSDGGLGDDDATNIAMANKIGFPIIIKASGGGGGRGMQVVEKESDLLAAVELAKTEGLSFFGNAEVYMEKFLTTPRHVEIQILADEHGSAVHLGERDCSMQRRHQKVVEEAPAPGVTPELRNKIGAVCADACKAINYRGAGTFEFLFENNEFYFIEMNTRVQVEHPVTEMITGIDIVREQIMIADGQKLSFTQDDVQIKGFSIECRINAEDPNNFMPSPGKITQFHAAGGLGVRVDSHVYNGYSVPPHYDSMIGKLITFADTRIGAIIKMQNALDEMVIDGIKTNIPLQARIMEDETFRKGGMNIHYLEKMLGESH